The Dermacentor albipictus isolate Rhodes 1998 colony chromosome 2, USDA_Dalb.pri_finalv2, whole genome shotgun sequence genome has a segment encoding these proteins:
- the LOC135903172 gene encoding uncharacterized protein, with amino-acid sequence MPDKKDQGAPAQDMCNIIAQLTALLEHQTNITPEASFHLRLAVPTYEGHTDTKSVADFLQEMEDYRNAQAITDDVLLQRVLPVALTGSAARWRRRQSFQSWAHFEQLLRAEFLPPDYVVRMKDELRARSQAEEESLLEYIPSFQELYERADPSAPETERFTRAIRQAHPRFQAYLRGRTFSSLDDLVKAASDIQAAMLAELTYQPPPPPQASLEPSCAWHGSQIASPGNMVPPPRALDPFTHRTFATQVPFRPPVPEPVTTLRGTRGRSRPVVAAAQSGAADTRRSIPVCFQCGGRGHYKSQCPSPPGSGTGYGKVPAPGKGASSRQRCQGSRK; translated from the coding sequence ATGCCCGATAAGAAGGACCAGGGTGCGCCCGCACAAGATATGTGCAACATTATTGCCCAGCTGACCGCGCTGCTCGAGCATCAGACAAACATAACTCCAGAAGCCAGTTTCCATTTGCGGCTCGCTGTGCCTACATATGAAGGGCACACAGATACGAAATCGGTGGCGGACTTCCTTCAGGAAATGGAAGATTACCGCAATGCGCAAGCCATTACGGATGACGTTCTTCTTCAGCGCGTTTTGCCCGTCGCCCTGACTGGGTCCGCCGCCCGCTGGCGTCGTCGCCAGTCCTTCCAAAGTTGGGCGCACTTTGAGCAGCTACTGCGAGCAGAATTCCTCCCCCCCGACTACGTTGTGCGCATGAAAGACGAGCTTCGCGCCCGTAGTCAGGCGGAGGAGGAAAGCCTCCTCGAATACATACCGTCCTTTCAGGAGCTTTACGAGCGCGCAGATCCTTCAGCACCCGAAACGGAAAGATTCACCCGGGCAATCCGGCAAGCTCACCCTCGCTTCCAGGCTTATCTAAGGGGCCGCACCTTCTCTTCGCTCGACGATCTCGTTAAAGCGGCGTCCGATATTCAGGCGGCGATGTTGGCAGAGCTAACTTACCAGCCTCCACCCCCGCCTCAAGCCTCCCTCGAGCCGTCTTGCGCGTGGCACGGTTCTCAGATTGCAAGCCCGGGGAATATGGTACCGCCTCCAAGGGCGCTGGACCCATTCACTCACCGCACCTTTGCCACCCAGGTACCTTTCCGGCCTCCGGTCCCGGAACCTGTCACAACGTTGCGAGGCACTCGGGGCCGCAGCAGGCCTGTAGTGGCTGCCGCCCAATCAGGCGCAGCAGATACACGCAGGAGCATTCCAGTCTGCTTCCAGTGTGGAGGACGAGGCCACTACAAGAGCCAGTGCCCGAGCCCCCCTGGCTCGGGCACTGGCTACGGAAAGGTGCCAGCTCCAGGGAAAGGTGCCAGCTCCAGGCAAAGGTGCCAGGGAAGCCGGAAGTAG